The Engraulis encrasicolus isolate BLACKSEA-1 chromosome 4, IST_EnEncr_1.0, whole genome shotgun sequence genome includes a window with the following:
- the LOC134446768 gene encoding coiled-coil domain-containing protein 113-like → MADDDEQEEKRQVIEQIENFRRANAVLQAETDMFERYLNRIEPQFSALDAAVDTNRGRKTNRSRTMTQDKIQRLTLEQKCDVAQREMDEMREDLQKLKNTSERVMLNLKATLEEADVQLVEVKKSSNEFDRDVAKVLREKKGAMMGAEKILRYFEDRMRAKDTLVEKLRLKNSALHVQKRKLILQMRQKEEMGEALHEVDFQQLKIENSQYLERIDERNQDLLRLKLMAGNTLQVLNLYK, encoded by the exons ATGGCGGACGACGACgagcaagaagagaagagacaagtcaTTGAACAAATTGAAAATTTCAG ACGCGCAAATGCAGTGCTACAAGCAGAGACCGATATGTTTGAGCGATATCTTAATCGCATAGAGCCGCAATTTTCTGCACTTGACGCAGCAGTGGATACG aaCCGTGGGAGGAAGACCAACAGATCACGAACAATGACCCAGGACAAGATTCAGCGGCTGACCCTCGAGCAAAAATGTGATGTTGCACAGAGGGAGatggatgagatgagagaggatcTTCAGAAACTGAAAAACACTTCGGAGAGAGTGATGCTGAACCTTAAG GCTACCTTGGAGGAAGCTGATGTGCAACTGGTGGAGGTGAAGAAGTCGAGCAATGAGTTTGACCGTGATGTGGCCAAGGTCCTGCGCGAGAAGAAAGGGGCCATGATGGGTGCAGAAAAGATCCTTCGTTATTTTGAAGACAGGATGCGAGCAAAG GACACACTGGTGGAGAAGCTGCGTCTGAAGAACTCGGCGCTGCACGTGCAGAAGCGCAAGCTGATCCTGCAGATGCGTCAGAAGGAGGAGATGGGCGAGGCGCTGCACGAGGTGGACTTCCAGCAGCTGAAGATCGAGAACAGCCAGTACCTGGAGCGCATCGACGAGCGCAACCAGGACCTGCTGAGGCTCAAGCTGATGGCAGGGAACACCCTGCAGGTCCTCAACTTGTACAAG
- the LOC134447459 gene encoding TOG array regulator of axonemal microtubules protein 1-like → MQDQEVETIMNALDVLQEITQAKTWIRQENTRVDEERGLLTQKNIKSSDAIANQISDHSGSAVGTKVKRGRTQKQQQQRQQQQQHSSLPPLGTSTPSHTSGNHKHFGQFGDRLPYVRKTSSLSLSTLEELTEESDRSATVSEAEEERKSKERKRRKSMSVRSARQPNDKESESYNQQLHIEQQVREESEQQQARRGSTSVAYPETLQQALKLLSTQDWETKVEGLTLIRRLCEQQTETLLPRLHDLCLALTKEVKNQHTAVSRAAMLTLAQMYTKLGQSMDAEAPGTARVLLQKAGDANRIIRDDVERALSHMVLSVSPESSVAALVSTGLKHRCSAVRACAANHLWMVSECEDANRLLSMRKDLSERFVHAICSMALDPAREVRAHAGKTLANLAMHPKLISLVEKCAPKNDQTAIKNIISKYQHSNVL, encoded by the exons ATGCAAGACCAGGAAGTGGAGACCATAATGAATGCTCTGGACGTTCTGCAGGAGATCACGCAGGCCAAGACGTGGATCAGACAGGAGAACACGCGTGTCGATGAGGAGAGGGGGCTTCTCACTCAGAAGAACATCAAGTCCTCAGATGCCATCGCAAACCAGATATCAGACCACTCAGGCAGTGCTGTGGGCACCAAAGTCAAACGCGGGAGGAcccaaaagcagcagcagcaacggcagcagcagcagcagcactcctCCCTGCCGCCACTTGGTACATCCACACCGTCACACACGTCAGGCAATCACAAGCACTTTGGACAGTTCGGCGATAGGCTGCCCTATGTAAGGAAGACATCATCACTCAGTTTGTCCACCTTGGAAG AGTTAACCGAGGAGTCAGACAGATCTGCGACAGTGAGTGAggcggaggaagagaggaagtcaaaggagaggaagaggaggaagagcatgAGCGTGAGATCAGCGAGGCAGCCGAACGATAAGGAGAGCGAGAGTTACAACCAGCAGCTGCATATTGAGCAGCAGGTCAGGGAGGAGTCAGAGCAGCAGCAGGCTAGACGCGGCTCGACCAGCGTGGCCTACCCAGAGACTCTTCAGCAGGCCCTCAAGCTCCTCAGCACCCAGGACTG GGAGACGAAGGTGGAGGGCCTGACCCTCATCAGGCGTCTGTGTGAGCAGCAGACTGAGACACTACTGCCCAGGCTGCATGACCTGTGCCTGGCCCTCACCAAAGAG GTGAAGAACCAGCACACGGCTGTGTCGCGTGCCGCCATGCTGACCCTGGCCCAAATGTACACCAAACTGGGCCAGAGCATGGACGCGGAGGCGCCGGGCACGGCGCGCGTGCTGCTGCAGAAGGCCGGAGATGCCAACCGCATCATCAGAGACGACGTGGAGAGGGCCCTCAGCCACATGGTGCTCAGCGTGTCACCCGAAAGCAGCGTGGCCGCCCTCGTCAGCACCGGCCTCAA gcaccGCTGTTCAGCTGTGAGAGCGTGCGCCGCCAATCACCTGTGGATGGTGTCTGAGTGCGAGGACGCTAACCGCCTGCTGTCCATGAGGAAGGACCTGAGCGAGCGCTTCGTCCATGCCATCTGCAGCATGGCCCTCGACCCGGCACGGGAAGTCAG AGCTCATGCCGGTAAAACTCTGGCCAACCTGGCTATGCACCCCAAACTCATCAGCTTGGTGGAGAAATGTGCCCCCAAGAATGACCAGACTGCCATCAAAAACATCATCAGCAAATACCAGCACAG TAATGTGCTCTGA